Proteins co-encoded in one Gouania willdenowi chromosome 1, fGouWil2.1, whole genome shotgun sequence genomic window:
- the mab21l2 gene encoding protein mab-21-like 2, whose product MIATQAKLVYQLNKYYNERCQARKGAIAKTIREVCKVVSDVLKEVEVQEPRFISSLSEIDARYEGMEVISPNEFEVVLYLNQMGVFNFVDDGSLPGCAVLKLSDGRKRSMSLWVEFITASGYLSARKIRSRFQTLVAQAVDKCSYRDVVKMVADTSEVRLRIRERYVVQITPAFKCTGIWPRSAAQWPMPHIPWPGPNRVAEVKAEGFNLLSKECYSLTGKQSSAESDAWVLQFSEAENRLLMAGCRKKCLSILKTLRDRHLELPGQPLFNYHMKTLLLYECEKHPRETDWDESCLGDRLNGILLQLISCLQCRRCPHYFLPNLDLFQGKPHSALEAAAKQTWRLAREILTNAKSLDKL is encoded by the coding sequence ATGATAGCCACACAGGCGAAGCTGGTCTACCAGCTGAACAAGTACTACAACGAGAGGTGCCAGGCTCGCAAAGGAGCCATAGCGAAGACCATAAGGGAGGTCTGTAAAGTGGTGTCGGATGTCCTGAAGGAGGTGGAGGTGCAGGAGCCTCGCTTCATCAGCTCCCTCAGTGAGATCGATGCGCGCTATGAGGGGATGGAGGTCATCTCCCCCAACGAGTTCGAGGTGGTGCTCTACCTCAACCAGATGGGGGTGTTCAACTTCGTGGATGACGGCTCTCTGCCCGGCTGCGCGGTGCTGAAGCTGAGCGACGGCCGTAAAAGGAGCATGTCCCTCTGGGTGGAGTTCATCACCGCCTCGGGCTACCTGTCGGCCCGCAAGATCCGCTCCAGGTTCCAGACTCTGGTGGCGCAGGCTGTGGATAAGTGCAGCTACCGCGACGTGGTGAAGATGGTAGCCGACACCAGCGAGGTCAGGCTACGGATCCGTGAGAGGTACGTGGTGCAGATCACCCCCGCCTTCAAATGCACGGGGATTTGGCCTCGGAGTGCAGCTCAGTGGCCGATGCCCCATATCCCCTGGCCCGGGCCTAACCGGGTAGCAGAAGTGAAAGCTGAGGGTTTCAACCTGCTGTCTAAAGAGTGCTACTCGCTCACTGGGAAGCAGAGCTCGGCAGAAAGCGACGCCTGGGTCCTGCAGTTCAGCGAGGCCGAGAACCGGCTGCTGATGGCCGGCTGCAGGAAGAAGTGTCTGTCCATCCTCAAGACACTGAGGGACCGTCACCTGGAGCTGCCTGGACAGCCTCTGTTCAACTACCACATGAAGACCCTACTGCTGTACGAGTGCGAGAAACACCCGAGAGAGACCGACTGGGACGAGTCGTGCCTGGGAGACCGACTGAACGGGATCCTGCTGCAGCTCATTTCCTGCCTGCAGTGCCGCAGATGTCCCCACTACTTCTTGCCAAACTTGGACTTGTTTCAGGGAAAGCCTCACTCAGCCCTGGAGGCTGCAGCCAAGCAGACTTGGAGACTAGCGAGGGAAATCCTCACCAATGCCAAAAGTTTGGACAAATTATGA